agatagacggacatcggctaattccttaaatttatttatatccgttagaggccaaccaaaggcaggcacccgaacgatgatgcgggtggattaagacattgttaaaagaggcaggaataactacaaccccaggaagcttccactcggcggtagcgtcaaaatctgtgttgacaatatacttttggacgatatattagcaaagggtaattggcgatcaggcaatacatttgcccatttttacagaagggaaagatacccactaaatagaagtagcaagttatctcgattatttaattaatccagctgattaatgtctatatttttgttactattgttattaagaagtatcgcaatgtttttgttaattactattagaaaatgaaatcaattttgcttttgttcttgcatctctcttttaatttttattactcatccttcgagcccatttcccaactatgttggggtcggcttccagtctaacaggatgtagctgagtaccagtaccagttaactttgattacattagtattccaggacgcaatacacatacttacatgtgattactcgtgtacctaagtacctatttacatacacaatttcattgtgcttttgctcacattggcgtccacttccaccaggcgataacaaacacgtctcaaactagtaagcttcaaataacggtcaagaatttaatagcagcgttttacctgaaataaaacgcatattaaatacttaccttatttgaagcttacattttaatttctgcctggtgttttcgactcaatgacgaactgtggccgccgagaacactcgtcgcctcctgcctggtggggagtgaaactggtcggtgtgcgagagagatgcaagatatggggtagaaaaggacggagataaaagcggaaaacacgtaggtgcctatctcaaactagtaagcttcaaataaggtaagtatttaatatgcgttttatttcaggtaaaacgctgctattgtgaacttccactgcgatctttgtttttaattaattaattgttcataacacgagttatggagcccggatttatcaaggcaaacagcgctaatttgcctagaattgaaatcataatgctgggagagtttttcgcatcaaataaagatttttgttcagctgaatttagaaatgttaaaacttccatgtaagtatactagtttaattaaaaaaacttccatgtaagtgtattagtttaattaaaaaaacttctatgttagaatattagtttaattaaaaacaattttagttataaataattccttaaaattgcttttgacaatgtatttgttatcaggtgtaaatgttaatgaaatctattatcatggttctaccctttatttataaattgatttttcttttaggtcctccaggccatcctatggtgatgacgctgtgagttacgtacagctgaaacgcaaaaaataaaacaaaaaaataaagttgtaccctgggcaatattgcttttgaatctcgccttgcaagtttaagccacttgtttcgtatttttttattgtgaggaacgtacacaaataacttatcaggagttgttttggatgtgttcttacactgggggaccccacaacacctatgccctttcgaattcatatttaataacactaaaaacttaattattgcacgagcgttgtttacttgcgtcttgtaatttcagtcgtgacgtcacaagtgacgacatgacactgacaagcgttttcgcgccggattcaaaatggacagagaaaaatgcaattatttgataaaaaaacttcgaattttcttaaaattaataatttttcatataaaatagacgtatacctacatcatacaaaggaatttaaaaatttgtcatcatgcctattatttaaatacatactttGTGACTCTTTGGTGAATATTGCTATAACACAGTTCATTTTGGTGAAGCACAGCTATTTGACGGGAACATAGCGAATTAGCAGAACTATAATTAGGGCTCTGTAgacattttatttgataaatgaCATATCACATTTTTTCTGATTAGTATTAATGTGTGAACAGAGCATATTTTACTGTATGGTGGTCGTCTGTAACTCGGCGGGACTATGACGCTAGCACAACCAGACCCACTTTTTCTATTTAACTATATAGGCTCTCTAGATCTAGACCTTACACATCAGAAGAAAATAGAAGCCGATTTTTAATTCACTTGATATgtgtacagaaccctaaaatatgtaaaacatgCCAAATTTTTACTACCACAGTATTATCagcaagttatttttataacttgtaCTACCTAAAGCTTCTTAACATGTTGAAAGAAATGGTCATTGAATATTATTGGACCCCTCCGGAACCATTCTTCATCATCCAGGCGCCAATGGTAGAAGGAGAATTCTGGGAAAAAGAACTTGATCTCCCTTTCAGCAGAATCTTCAGAATCTGAAatagtatatgtatatttgttaACAATAGgcaacataaattaaaaacctGTACTTACATAAATTGGGAAAATACATATGTGTAAATTAAGCAGTGTTTAGCAACCACAAGACCTTCATTTTCCATAGGGTAATTATTAATGTTGAATACTACACTGCTACCAAATGTTCATTACACTACCTATGTCATTAAACTTTCTCCACAAAAGATATCATAATATAGAATTGTTTATCATTTGCCATTACCAGATCCATGAGCAACATTCCTAGTGTCAGATATCCCAAACATGCCTCTCAAACAATAAGGATCTTGAAACTGTCCTTTGTAAACGCTGGTAGGCCCTAGGATCTTCCGCCACAGATGTATAGCATTCACGTGCCCCAGCACATGTAGGTCTATGCACCCACTGGAAAGTTACAAGTATATGCGTTAAATTTGATATCTAGCAATTGTTTAATAATCGAATATTGGAACAACGaagttaaaaaaacttaaatggTTTGATAGTTGTGAGTGACTCAATCATAATGAAATTACTCACCTAGCCATGAATGTAGTAAGACGATTATAGAAAAACTTGCCAACATGTTCTTGATAAAATCTGCAAGCAGTCTCTGTATCTAGATTTACCCTTTTTGTTTTCACAAcgatgaatttatttttcaaaatatttctaatGAACGAAAGCACTACTGGATTCGACACCGCATGCGGTTTTATTATGGCTAACGTTAGTTGAAGCTTCTGCATTGCGTAAATGTAACTTTAGATCCTAGTTTCAGTCATAACTTCTTTCAATTTGTGTTTGATAATAatctatttttcttaattttccgCCTGTTCAGAAAAATAAACGAGAGCCAAACAGCTGATGACACCAAGTGTCAAATTTCAAATGATGTCATTGTCAACACTGCAGATTGCCATACAGGACATTCGTAATcaatcaaaaagtttttaatttaaattgtaaaattaatttaatttaatacttttcaaaaagtaactaaaatacaaGACATGAATAAAACAATGACTTTATTTACCCGCATGTAGTCACGTTACTTTCTTAGCCAATTTTCTgtcatggcacctccgctagatATTTTGTTCACCCAGTTTATTCATACATACCATAAAAATCTATTCCAGTTGATTCATGTTTATAAATGGATGGTTAATAAAtggataaaaaaaacaaaggttTCAACTTCGACGATGTTTTGGTCAGTTTTGTGAATGGTAAACTTCAGTAAACTTAGACCATTGACTTTGATAAGAAGACGTCtatcttctttttttattgtctaTGGCCGTCCGAGTTTGCGTCACACAACAAAAACATTGGaggttataaaatataatttaagaagTACATATTTCCAACttccaaaatattttccaaCTTAAACATGCCTGAAGTGGAGGTGAAAAGAAAAGCGGACGACATGTCCGTAGTTCCAGCCAAACGTACACGCACCGAGATCTCCGTTGTTGGAACTCGGGAGAAAGCCGTAGTAACTTCTACTGTAAGTTGATTTCAAATTGATAACAAAACGTTTTTCTGTAAAAGAATGAGTATTAAGTCATAGTATTTCACAGGTGCCTCGTACTTCAAACTTGTATGCACCTATTATGTTACTGGAAGGGCACCAGGGTGAAGTGTTTACATCAAAGTTCCACCCTGAAGGTAAACACTTGGCTTCGGGAGGATTTGACCgacaaatatgtaagtatttacttaTATATCTGCTCATAtagtatatcaaatatttaaataaatgccaAATTTAAACAGGGTCTTTATTGCAATACGAAATGTATTTTTCCAGTCCTATGGAATGTCTACGGCCAGTGTGAGAATGTAATGGTGATGAAAGGCCACACGGGTGCCATCATGGAGTTATGCTTCTCTCCGGACGGTGCCCACCTATATTCCTGTGCTACAGATAATACAGTTGCTGTGTGGGATGTCCCCACTGGAACCAGGATCAAGAAACTTAAGGGGCATGCCAGTTTTGTTAATTCTGTCTCAGGTATGAAGTAAATTAACTACTTATGTATAGCTTAAACTCAAATCATATGGTTCTTATACTGGTATATGCTTGGTAATCATCATTGTTTCTTATTTaggattaataaaaatacttttttctctGTGCTTATAATTAAGCAATattgaaatacaaaattaatggTTACAGGAGCAAGAAGAGGTCCAGAATTATTAGTATCAGCATCAGATGACAACACCATAAAGCTATGGGATGCAAGAAAGCGGAACCCCATAGCATCATTTGACAGTGGATACCCTGTGACATCAGTTCTCTTCAATGATACAGCAGAAAAGATCATTTCTGGAGGCATTGATAATGTTGTCAAAGTATGGGATATCAGGAACAATCAGATCTCATACAAAATTAAAGGCCATACAGATACTATAACAGGTATGTATCTGatgaacataatattattcattttctcATCTTATCAACAATTTCTAACTCTGCAGTTCTTGTCATGCAGTTTGCAGTTTCATAAGGTTGCTGTCTTCACAAAATGAGTTTATGCACACACTTTTGAGTTTGATGTTTGTGCAAGAATCAATGGGTTTTCTTTCCCACAAAACTTGAATCTGATAGTCAGGAACcacaactgttttttttaacttattatgTGTATATTTTACAGGCATGGCATTGTCATATGACGGGTCTTACCTGCTATCAAACTCGATGGACAACACGCTGCGGATATGGGATGTGCGACCATTTGCACCATCAGAACGCTGTGTCAAGTTAATGTCTGGCCATCAGCATAACTTCGAGAAGAATTTGTTACGCTGTGCATGGTCACATGATGGTTCAAAGGTTTGTTCCAGTTGtgaaaaaattattatttatgtcattgtttgtttgacatcttcaagaactgaaaaaaaaatcacgccGATTGGATTTGGGTCCTATTTTTGTAGATGCCAGTTGCATTTACACTACTATGCCAATTATTTTAGTTGAATAGTTAGaagaatccatttattttagTCTCTTTTCTTAGATTTATATTCTATTTCTTCCTCTCTAGGTGGCAGCAGGATCGGCAGACCGTTTCCTCTACATATGGGACACGACATCGCGCCGAGTACTCTACAAGCTGCCGGGACACAATGGCTCCGTCAATGACATAGACTTCCATAGAACAGAGCCCATCGTCTTGTCAGCTTCCAGCGACAAACAGCTTTATTTAGGAGAAATTGACAATTGAGACTTATGATAGTGATTGTGCTGTGGTATCAATGTGTTGATGCGTGTGGAGACTATTATTTTAAGCCAATTCTTTAAGAGTTAATAAGATGCCTCGACAAAAGGAAActatgtatgtttttatgtccTACAACAGATATCTGCCAGATTAATGGCAAATAAATGGTACTTTGTTTtgccattttaaatattttgtaaaaactgaGTATAGAacttaaataagttaataaaatgACCAtctaattaaaatcattttttactTATTGCCTTATTGCTTATTTATCACATAGAAAACACAAATAAAGGTAACATTATTATACATCAACAATTATTTGAAGAGTTATAAATAGTCAGTCCATTGAGTCCATGTTGCAGTAAGAAACATTGttaagaaaatcttaattctgagaaaaactaatttattgttaaaaatgttattgtgaCCAGGGAATGCTTTGATTGAATCAATTGTTTTGGTTCTATTAACAAACGGacaaattacatacaaaatgtTCAGTAACTTAACATTCACAAATATAGCCACACAAGgaatttaaatacaaacaagATTAATATTTACAACTTTTGAAACAAAGCTATAATACTCAGTAGTTTTATGAAAACAACTGTTGTCCAGTACACATCTCATGCGGTGGAGGCAGCTCAGGAATGAAACCTAACTGAAAAGTATTACTCTTGAACGCCTGCAGGTCTACATCAGACAACTCTTCCATCTTACTATAAACACCAGGATCATCTTCCATCTCTAGTTTGTTGGTTGCTTGCCCAAATATTGATGCAGGATTTGGAGCAGGCTGGAAAACATTCCCCTGACTAAATGGAGAAGTATTTTGACTCGGTTCtctagcaaaaatattttgattcgcTTGAGCAAATATATCAGTTGGGTTACTCGGATTTGTCTGATTAAAATTATTCTGAGCTGCTGCAGCAAATATTGATTTAGGATCAACAGTTGGATTTTGTGGACC
This genomic interval from Helicoverpa zea isolate HzStark_Cry1AcR chromosome 18, ilHelZeax1.1, whole genome shotgun sequence contains the following:
- the LOC124639165 gene encoding nucleoside diphosphate kinase 6-like; this encodes MQKLQLTLAIIKPHAVSNPVVLSFIRNILKNKFIVVKTKRVNLDTETACRFYQEHVGKFFYNRLTTFMASGCIDLHVLGHVNAIHLWRKILGPTSVYKGQFQDPYCLRGMFGISDTRNVAHGSDSEDSAEREIKFFFPEFSFYHWRLDDEEWFRRGPIIFNDHFFQHVKKL
- the LOC124638928 gene encoding U5 small nuclear ribonucleoprotein 40 kDa protein-like codes for the protein MPEVEVKRKADDMSVVPAKRTRTEISVVGTREKAVVTSTVPRTSNLYAPIMLLEGHQGEVFTSKFHPEGKHLASGGFDRQIFLWNVYGQCENVMVMKGHTGAIMELCFSPDGAHLYSCATDNTVAVWDVPTGTRIKKLKGHASFVNSVSGARRGPELLVSASDDNTIKLWDARKRNPIASFDSGYPVTSVLFNDTAEKIISGGIDNVVKVWDIRNNQISYKIKGHTDTITGMALSYDGSYLLSNSMDNTLRIWDVRPFAPSERCVKLMSGHQHNFEKNLLRCAWSHDGSKVAAGSADRFLYIWDTTSRRVLYKLPGHNGSVNDIDFHRTEPIVLSASSDKQLYLGEIDN